A single genomic interval of Sinorhizobium garamanticum harbors:
- a CDS encoding ABC transporter ATP-binding protein has translation MTSLIETTGLTRILHETVPVTLVRDVTLSIGEREFVAVTGPSGSGKSSLLYLLGLLDRPTAGTIKVRGRDAEPMSEKERAVTRLTNIGFVFQFHFLLPEFTARQNVEIPMRKLARLTRAEMREQATALLSSLGLEDHLHKRPDQLSGGQRQRVAVARALANDPPLILADEPTGSLDSKSSEQVFAILEALVNERGKTVVAVTHDLDMAARMHRRIHLVDGRISEEEGAKPGF, from the coding sequence ATGACGAGCCTGATCGAGACGACGGGCCTTACGCGCATTCTCCACGAGACGGTGCCCGTCACACTGGTGAGAGATGTCACACTCAGTATCGGCGAGCGGGAATTCGTCGCCGTCACCGGCCCCTCCGGATCGGGAAAGTCGTCGCTCCTCTATCTCCTGGGCCTGCTCGATCGACCGACAGCGGGAACGATAAAGGTTCGCGGCCGCGATGCCGAACCGATGAGCGAAAAGGAGCGCGCCGTGACGCGCCTCACCAATATCGGCTTCGTTTTCCAGTTCCATTTCCTGCTGCCCGAGTTCACGGCGCGCCAAAACGTCGAGATCCCGATGCGCAAGCTCGCCCGCCTCACCCGCGCCGAGATGCGCGAACAGGCGACGGCACTGCTCTCCTCACTCGGCTTGGAAGATCACCTCCACAAGCGACCCGACCAGCTTTCCGGCGGCCAGCGCCAGCGGGTAGCGGTGGCCAGAGCGCTCGCCAACGATCCGCCGCTCATCCTCGCCGATGAACCGACCGGCAGCCTCGACAGCAAGAGTTCTGAGCAGGTGTTTGCAATCCTGGAAGCGCTCGTCAACGAGCGCGGCAAGACGGTCGTCGCCGTCACGCACGACCTCGACATGGCCGCCCGCATGCATCGGCGCATCCATCTCGTGGATGGCCGGATCAGCGAGGAAGAAGGCGCCAAACCGGGATTTTAG
- a CDS encoding ABC transporter permease translates to MHLILDIAWTHIAGRGRQTIVAIVGVAVGVGFSVAMAALMQGGQDDFVRQLVDTMPHVEVSDEQRSARRQPAEDVFEVAAISGLRPRDDRRGIINPTAAQSWLEEWIPGRFAARLNAEGVIRYSGREVGAVVIGIDPEREASVSPIVEDFREGSFAALTAGGNNVVIGDTMASRLGAGLGDTITAVSSEGLSRNFKIVGLFHTGTTARDEGEAYVLQKNAQILSNRPNAINRISIKLSDPNAAPAIARRVEAELGYKAVAWQEANESILEALVVRNIIMYTVVAAIMLVAGFGIFNIISTITHEKARDIAIMKSLGFSETDMRRLFVLEGVAIGGAGSLLGWALGFSITRALSLVHFEIAATGQEMTRLPIAWSMLHYLIATASALGSAAIAGYLPARRAAHLNPVDIIRGAT, encoded by the coding sequence ATGCACCTTATCCTCGATATCGCCTGGACGCACATCGCCGGTCGCGGCCGCCAGACCATCGTCGCGATAGTCGGCGTGGCCGTCGGCGTCGGCTTCTCCGTTGCGATGGCGGCGCTGATGCAGGGCGGCCAGGACGATTTCGTCCGCCAGCTCGTCGATACCATGCCGCATGTCGAGGTGAGCGACGAGCAGCGTTCGGCGCGACGGCAGCCGGCGGAGGATGTCTTCGAGGTCGCCGCCATATCGGGCTTGCGGCCGCGCGACGACCGCCGCGGAATCATCAATCCGACGGCAGCGCAATCGTGGCTCGAGGAATGGATCCCGGGACGGTTCGCCGCAAGGCTCAACGCCGAGGGCGTCATCCGCTATTCCGGCCGTGAGGTCGGCGCTGTGGTGATCGGCATCGATCCGGAGAGGGAAGCGAGCGTCTCGCCGATCGTCGAGGATTTTCGCGAGGGAAGCTTCGCCGCGCTCACCGCCGGCGGCAACAATGTCGTGATCGGCGACACGATGGCTTCGAGACTGGGCGCCGGGCTTGGCGATACGATCACCGCGGTATCGTCCGAGGGGCTTAGCCGCAACTTCAAGATCGTCGGGCTGTTTCACACCGGAACCACCGCGCGTGACGAAGGCGAGGCCTATGTGCTGCAGAAGAATGCACAGATCCTTTCCAACCGGCCGAACGCGATCAACCGGATCAGCATCAAGCTTAGCGATCCGAATGCCGCCCCCGCGATTGCACGGCGCGTCGAGGCGGAACTCGGCTACAAGGCGGTTGCCTGGCAGGAAGCGAACGAATCCATTCTGGAGGCGCTCGTGGTGCGCAACATCATCATGTATACGGTCGTGGCCGCCATCATGCTTGTCGCCGGGTTCGGCATCTTCAACATCATCTCGACCATCACCCACGAGAAGGCGCGCGATATCGCGATCATGAAATCGCTCGGCTTCTCGGAAACCGACATGCGCCGCCTCTTCGTGCTCGAAGGGGTGGCAATCGGCGGCGCGGGTTCGCTCCTCGGCTGGGCGCTCGGATTTTCCATCACCCGTGCGCTTTCGCTCGTGCACTTCGAAATTGCCGCGACCGGCCAGGAAATGACGCGGCTGCCGATCGCCTGGAGCATGCTCCACTACCTGATCGCAACGGCCTCCGCGCTCGGCTCCGCGGCGATCGCCGGCTACTTGCCCGCCCGGCGCGCGGCCCATCTCAATCCGGTCGACATCATTAGGGGCGCGACATGA
- a CDS encoding efflux RND transporter periplasmic adaptor subunit, with amino-acid sequence MAVAVSAAAYWYVSRPAPVTVVTPKRGDAAEIVYASGVVEPRIWAKVTPTVRERIVEQCNCEGERVEKDHVLARLDDTEARATRGELQARLSLAQEEYRRKLALSARNTISEQEVDRARTEVAQLEALIAAQQARLASYVLRAPSAGQVLRQDGEIGEVAELGTVLFWVGEPRPLIVTAEVNEEDIPRVEVGQRALLRSDAFPGRELEAVVDIITPKGDPVTKTYRVRFRLPDDTPLRIGMSTDVNVIVRQSSNTLILPSGAISGKRVAVVEGGDVRLREIETGIRGTAGVEVLSGLEETAQVISPFPAELAEGTRVTIAGGGRN; translated from the coding sequence ATGGCCGTGGCGGTAAGTGCGGCGGCTTACTGGTACGTCTCCCGTCCGGCGCCCGTGACCGTGGTCACGCCGAAGCGTGGCGATGCGGCCGAAATCGTCTATGCAAGCGGCGTCGTGGAACCGCGCATCTGGGCCAAGGTCACGCCCACTGTGCGCGAGCGGATCGTCGAGCAATGCAATTGCGAAGGCGAGCGCGTGGAAAAGGACCATGTGCTCGCACGCCTCGACGACACGGAGGCGCGCGCCACGCGCGGCGAACTCCAGGCGCGGCTGTCACTGGCGCAGGAGGAGTATCGCCGCAAGCTCGCTCTTTCGGCGCGCAACACGATCAGCGAGCAGGAGGTTGACAGGGCCCGCACCGAAGTGGCGCAATTGGAGGCGCTGATAGCCGCCCAGCAGGCACGGCTCGCGAGCTACGTGCTGCGCGCGCCGAGCGCCGGCCAGGTGCTGCGCCAGGACGGCGAGATCGGCGAGGTCGCGGAGCTCGGCACCGTGCTCTTCTGGGTCGGCGAGCCGAGGCCCCTGATCGTAACGGCCGAAGTGAACGAGGAGGACATCCCGCGCGTCGAGGTGGGCCAGCGGGCGCTGTTGCGGTCCGATGCATTTCCCGGGCGCGAACTGGAGGCGGTCGTCGACATCATCACGCCGAAGGGCGATCCGGTGACGAAAACCTACCGCGTGCGTTTCCGCCTGCCCGACGACACGCCGCTCAGGATCGGCATGTCCACCGATGTCAACGTGATCGTGCGCCAATCGTCGAACACGTTGATCCTCCCCTCGGGCGCCATCAGCGGCAAGCGGGTCGCCGTGGTCGAGGGCGGCGACGTGCGCTTGCGCGAGATCGAAACCGGCATACGCGGCACTGCGGGCGTCGAAGTTCTCTCGGGGCTTGAGGAAACGGCGCAGGTCATCTCCCCCTTCCCTGCCGAACTTGCCGAGGGCACGCGCGTGACCATTGCGGGAGGCGGCAGGAACTGA
- a CDS encoding TetR/AcrR family transcriptional regulator, translating to MARIIKSPDVRTNELIDCAQRLFFEHGYENTTVNDVIREAGLSKGAFYHYFASKEALLEALAARMARQSLDEMRPLLDDPSLDAVGRLNALFANSRRMKADMAPQLKNTFNALFKPENIVLYHRIDEALTAVTLPFMTEILRRGQEEGSLDAPDPEAMALMLLNLRLGIAKVMHRALQQAEAGDVESAAAMLDNWMQSYGLAVERILKLPEGSIQVTEPGFARAFLAA from the coding sequence ATGGCTCGAATTATAAAATCGCCGGATGTTCGAACGAATGAGCTTATCGATTGCGCGCAACGTCTCTTTTTCGAACACGGATACGAGAATACGACGGTCAATGACGTCATCCGGGAGGCAGGCCTGTCCAAGGGCGCCTTCTACCACTACTTCGCGTCGAAGGAGGCGCTGCTGGAGGCGCTTGCCGCGCGAATGGCCCGCCAGAGCCTGGATGAGATGCGACCGCTTCTCGATGATCCGTCGCTCGACGCTGTCGGCCGCCTGAACGCGCTCTTTGCCAACTCGCGGCGCATGAAGGCGGACATGGCCCCGCAATTGAAGAACACGTTCAATGCGCTCTTCAAACCGGAAAACATCGTGCTTTACCACCGCATCGACGAGGCGTTGACCGCGGTCACCCTGCCGTTCATGACGGAAATCCTGAGGCGGGGCCAAGAGGAGGGAAGCCTCGATGCGCCCGATCCCGAAGCGATGGCGCTGATGCTGCTCAATCTGAGGCTCGGTATCGCCAAGGTCATGCATCGCGCCCTGCAGCAGGCGGAAGCCGGCGACGTCGAGAGCGCGGCGGCCATGCTCGATAACTGGATGCAGAGCTATGGTCTGGCCGTGGAGCGGATTCTGAAGCTCCCGGAAGGATCGATCCAGGTCACCGAACCAGGCTTTGCCCGTGCGTTTCTCGCGGCTTAG
- a CDS encoding RES family NAD+ phosphorylase produces MIPEIDFTDPATVRLISTAYIAEPAVTPLCDNDDELEILNRLEAQTSARLSPVALPSGVSPAELLNESFGYGWSLINAAFCHARPPGNRFNGEERGAWYCAFGALASETCQAEIIFHRTRALRDAGNFNDIGHYREMIAGFLCRFHDVRGEKGATYLDADPAIAYPAGQALAGTILAKGGNGVIYPSARHPEGECLAVFRPSIIQNIRQGRTITFEWTGSPEPRVLSDMAS; encoded by the coding sequence ATGATCCCCGAGATCGACTTCACCGATCCCGCCACCGTGCGGCTGATCTCGACCGCCTATATCGCGGAGCCGGCAGTGACGCCGCTCTGTGACAACGACGACGAGTTGGAAATCCTCAACCGGCTGGAGGCGCAGACCTCGGCGCGGCTGAGCCCCGTCGCGCTGCCTTCGGGCGTCAGCCCGGCCGAACTGCTCAACGAATCCTTCGGCTATGGCTGGTCACTGATCAACGCCGCCTTCTGCCACGCCCGCCCGCCGGGCAACCGCTTCAATGGCGAGGAGCGTGGCGCCTGGTATTGCGCCTTCGGGGCGCTCGCGAGCGAGACCTGCCAGGCGGAAATCATCTTCCACCGCACGCGGGCGCTGCGCGACGCCGGCAATTTCAACGACATCGGCCACTATCGCGAAATGATCGCCGGCTTCCTCTGCCGCTTCCATGACGTGCGCGGCGAAAAGGGCGCTACCTATCTCGATGCCGATCCGGCAATCGCCTACCCGGCCGGCCAGGCGCTCGCCGGCACCATTCTCGCCAAGGGCGGCAATGGCGTGATCTATCCCTCCGCCCGCCACCCCGAGGGCGAATGCCTCGCCGTATTCCGCCCCTCGATCATCCAGAACATCCGCCAGGGCCGCACAATAACCTTCGAATGGACCGGCTCGCCGGAGCCGAGGGTTTTGAGCGATATGGCAAGCTAA
- a CDS encoding antitoxin Xre-like helix-turn-helix domain-containing protein, producing the protein MSSPQPAIVPDRGAAKQEEAVIVKAVVRACEFWKLTNKESAELFDVPIATWNRMKAGDFRGKLDQDKRTRASLIVGIFKGLRLFFNGPLTYEWPKSANTGPVFNGKTPVATMIEGGIPAMLRVRRYVDGLRGGL; encoded by the coding sequence ATGTCCAGCCCGCAGCCCGCAATAGTCCCGGATCGGGGCGCGGCGAAACAGGAAGAAGCCGTCATCGTCAAGGCGGTGGTGCGCGCCTGCGAGTTCTGGAAGCTGACCAACAAGGAGTCGGCCGAGCTCTTCGACGTGCCGATCGCCACCTGGAACCGCATGAAGGCTGGCGACTTCCGGGGCAAGCTCGACCAGGACAAGCGCACGCGCGCGAGCCTGATCGTCGGCATCTTCAAGGGACTGCGCCTCTTCTTCAACGGCCCCCTCACCTATGAGTGGCCGAAATCGGCCAACACCGGCCCGGTCTTCAACGGCAAGACGCCGGTCGCCACGATGATCGAGGGCGGAATACCCGCGATGCTCCGCGTCCGACGCTATGTCGACGGCCTGCGCGGTGGCCTATGA
- a CDS encoding adenylate/guanylate cyclase domain-containing protein, translating to MKRRLTTILSADVAGYSRLMGTNEAETLAALTAHRAELVDAMVADHQGRIVKLIGDGMLVEFESVVSAVDCAAKIQKGMRARNSAVPADRRIEFRIGVNIGDVIVENDDIFGDGVNIAARIESFAKPGGVAVSAAVREHVGNRLDLIFEDTGEQLLKNIERPVRVYNVVLDAPQAASDRSDRVPATAHKPSIAVLPFNNMSDDPAQEYFSDGITEDIITDLSKISGLSVVARHTVFAYKGTRVTAQRVAAELGVSFLLEGSVRKAGQRVRITGQLIDGSDGRHVWAERYDRNLTDIFDIQDEITEAIVSQLKIRLLPRERKAIEQPATASVEAYNYCLKGRELFHTMTKASLQHARRMFTYAAELDPHFARAYAGIADCDSFLCGFHGVNIPPESLLENCAKALELDPDLPEVHASHGYALSTVGRYQEAASAFERALALDPNSHEAHYFYARHCFVRCDYEKAVEHYERAAEIRPDDYRSPVLAGNALDRLGQPEKKEQLMRIGLERVERNMVLHPESSDAAQLGACTCAALGERDRALDLIARVNAIDPEDARACYNNACAYALLGEQEQAMELLEHSLPLVSPELHAWIRNDPDLDAVRSHPRFQELLKTTR from the coding sequence ATGAAACGTCGCCTCACCACGATCCTTTCGGCCGACGTGGCCGGCTACAGTCGCCTCATGGGAACAAACGAGGCAGAAACGCTCGCGGCGCTGACGGCGCATCGGGCGGAGCTGGTGGACGCCATGGTCGCAGACCATCAGGGGCGCATTGTCAAGCTGATCGGCGATGGCATGCTGGTCGAGTTCGAGAGCGTGGTGAGCGCCGTCGACTGCGCTGCCAAGATCCAGAAGGGGATGCGTGCGCGCAATTCGGCGGTGCCTGCGGACCGGCGGATCGAGTTTCGCATCGGCGTCAACATCGGCGACGTGATCGTAGAGAACGACGACATCTTCGGTGACGGCGTCAACATCGCGGCGCGGATCGAGAGTTTCGCGAAACCGGGTGGTGTGGCGGTGTCGGCCGCCGTGCGCGAACACGTCGGCAACCGGCTCGATCTTATCTTCGAGGATACCGGCGAGCAGCTCCTGAAGAACATCGAACGGCCGGTCAGGGTCTACAATGTTGTTCTTGATGCTCCGCAAGCGGCAAGCGACCGGTCCGATCGAGTGCCGGCAACGGCGCACAAGCCGTCCATCGCCGTCCTGCCGTTCAACAATATGAGCGATGATCCCGCGCAGGAGTATTTTTCAGACGGTATCACCGAGGACATCATCACGGATCTCTCGAAAATCTCCGGCCTCTCCGTCGTCGCCCGGCACACGGTCTTCGCCTACAAGGGCACGCGGGTGACGGCGCAGCGGGTGGCGGCCGAACTCGGCGTCAGCTTCCTGCTGGAAGGAAGTGTGCGCAAGGCGGGCCAGCGCGTCCGCATCACCGGGCAGTTGATCGATGGCAGCGACGGACGGCATGTCTGGGCCGAACGTTATGATCGGAACCTCACAGACATCTTCGACATCCAGGATGAGATTACGGAGGCGATCGTTTCCCAATTGAAGATCAGGCTTCTGCCAAGGGAGAGGAAGGCGATCGAGCAGCCTGCCACAGCGAGTGTCGAGGCCTACAACTATTGCCTCAAGGGGCGAGAGCTTTTCCACACGATGACGAAGGCGTCGCTGCAGCACGCCCGGCGGATGTTCACTTACGCGGCGGAACTCGATCCGCATTTCGCGCGCGCCTATGCCGGTATTGCAGACTGTGATTCTTTCCTCTGCGGATTCCACGGCGTGAACATTCCGCCGGAATCCCTACTCGAGAATTGCGCCAAGGCACTGGAACTCGATCCAGACCTGCCGGAGGTTCATGCATCACACGGCTACGCGCTCTCGACAGTCGGACGCTACCAGGAGGCGGCCTCCGCCTTCGAGCGGGCGCTTGCGCTCGATCCGAACTCCCATGAAGCGCACTATTTCTATGCGCGCCATTGTTTTGTCCGGTGCGATTACGAGAAGGCCGTCGAGCATTACGAGCGTGCCGCCGAGATCCGCCCCGACGATTATCGCTCGCCGGTCCTTGCCGGAAACGCGCTGGACCGTCTTGGCCAGCCGGAGAAGAAGGAACAGCTGATGAGGATCGGCCTGGAGCGCGTGGAGCGGAACATGGTGCTTCACCCGGAAAGCTCCGATGCCGCTCAGCTCGGCGCGTGCACATGCGCAGCCTTGGGAGAACGCGATCGCGCGCTGGATCTGATTGCGCGGGTCAATGCCATCGATCCGGAGGACGCGCGCGCATGCTACAACAACGCCTGCGCCTACGCTCTGCTAGGTGAACAGGAGCAGGCGATGGAGTTGCTGGAACATTCCCTTCCGCTCGTCTCGCCGGAGCTTCACGCGTGGATCCGGAACGATCCTGATCTCGATGCGGTCCGCTCCCATCCGCGTTTCCAGGAGCTCCTGAAGACGACGAGATAA
- a CDS encoding aldo/keto reductase produces MEYRLLGRSGLKVSTITMGTMTIGGGGKFAQVGNVGLDEARRYVDLCLDAGVNLIDTANVYSAGASEEIIGEVLGGKRKNGVLIATKARFSMGPGPNDGGLSRHHLISECEASLRRLKTDVIDLYQVHQWDGQTPLEETMAALDTLVNQGKVRYIGCSNYSGWHIMKALGISAREHRHRFVCQQIHYTLEAREAEYELIPIAIDQGLGVLVWSPLAGGLLSGKHRRGQTPEGTRQLAGWNEPPIRDEERLWKIVDMLVAIATERGVSPAQVALAWLIGRKGVTSVIIGGRKEEQFRDNLAAASLKLTDEERELLDAVSLPPVIYPYWHQLWTAKDRLGEADLSLLGPHI; encoded by the coding sequence ATGGAATACCGTCTGCTCGGCCGCTCGGGCCTGAAAGTCTCGACGATCACCATGGGCACCATGACCATCGGCGGCGGCGGCAAGTTCGCCCAGGTCGGCAATGTCGGCCTCGACGAAGCGCGCCGCTATGTCGATCTCTGCCTCGACGCCGGCGTCAACCTGATCGACACCGCCAACGTCTATTCCGCCGGCGCATCGGAGGAGATCATCGGCGAGGTTCTCGGCGGCAAGCGCAAGAACGGCGTGCTGATAGCCACCAAGGCGCGCTTTTCCATGGGACCCGGCCCGAACGACGGCGGCCTCTCGCGCCACCACCTGATCAGCGAATGCGAGGCGAGTCTGCGGCGGCTGAAGACCGACGTCATCGACCTCTACCAGGTCCATCAATGGGACGGACAGACGCCCCTTGAAGAGACGATGGCGGCGCTCGACACGCTCGTCAACCAGGGCAAGGTGCGCTACATCGGCTGCTCGAACTATTCCGGCTGGCACATCATGAAGGCGCTCGGCATCAGCGCCCGCGAGCATCGCCACCGCTTCGTCTGCCAGCAGATCCACTACACGCTCGAAGCCCGCGAGGCCGAATACGAGCTGATCCCGATCGCGATCGACCAGGGCCTCGGCGTGCTCGTCTGGAGCCCGCTCGCCGGCGGCCTGCTTTCCGGCAAGCACCGGCGCGGCCAGACGCCGGAAGGCACGCGCCAGCTCGCCGGTTGGAACGAGCCGCCGATCCGCGACGAAGAGCGGCTGTGGAAGATCGTCGACATGCTGGTGGCGATCGCCACTGAGCGCGGCGTCTCGCCCGCGCAGGTGGCGCTCGCCTGGCTGATCGGCCGCAAGGGTGTGACCTCCGTCATCATCGGCGGGCGCAAGGAGGAACAGTTCCGCGACAATCTCGCCGCCGCGAGCCTCAAGCTTACCGACGAGGAGCGCGAACTGCTCGACGCCGTCAGCCTGCCGCCCGTCATCTATCCCTATTGGCACCAGCTATGGACCGCCAAGGACCGGCTCGGCGAGGCCGACCTGTCCTTGCTCGGGCCACATATTTGA
- a CDS encoding glutathione S-transferase family protein: MALTLYLHPLASFCHKVLIALYETGTPFESRVVDLADADEHARFLDLWPVGKIPVLRDDARDQTVPETSIIIEYLERHYPGRKPLIPLDAAQALEARLWDRFYDLYVQVPMQKIVTDKLRAMGENDRRGVLDARAALAVAYDMIERQVADRTFAIGESFTIADCAAAPALFYAGIVVPFDGTHPNLAAYFERLLERPSFQRTLAEARPYFPLFPYHDAIPARFL, encoded by the coding sequence ATGGCGCTTACCCTCTATCTCCATCCGCTCGCCTCCTTCTGCCACAAGGTGCTGATCGCGCTCTATGAGACCGGCACGCCCTTCGAAAGCCGGGTGGTCGACCTGGCGGATGCGGACGAGCACGCCCGCTTCCTCGATCTCTGGCCGGTCGGCAAGATTCCGGTGCTGCGCGACGACGCCCGCGACCAGACGGTGCCGGAAACGTCGATCATCATCGAATATCTCGAGCGGCACTATCCCGGCAGAAAGCCGCTTATTCCGCTCGACGCCGCGCAGGCCCTCGAAGCGCGGCTCTGGGATCGCTTCTACGATCTCTATGTCCAGGTGCCGATGCAGAAGATCGTCACGGACAAGCTGCGGGCGATGGGCGAGAATGACCGGCGCGGCGTCCTCGATGCGCGCGCGGCGCTGGCTGTCGCCTATGACATGATCGAACGGCAGGTGGCCGACAGGACTTTCGCAATCGGCGAGAGCTTCACGATTGCCGATTGCGCCGCTGCCCCCGCCCTCTTCTATGCCGGCATCGTCGTGCCTTTCGATGGCACCCATCCTAATCTCGCCGCCTATTTCGAGCGGCTGCTCGAGCGCCCCTCTTTTCAGCGCACGCTCGCCGAGGCACGACCTTACTTCCCCCTGTTTCCCTACCACGACGCGATTCCCGCACGCTTCCTTTGA
- a CDS encoding TetR/AcrR family transcriptional regulator, translating into MPRPKTLPDKDVLDMALAIMRRQGPDALTFAALSADCGLSASTLVQRFESKARLIQAALSQAWDRLDRLTLELAENTPKTPEGAVTLLVGLSGDYGGIESYADDLMILREDLRDPELRARGAHWRGVLSDAIEARFTGVPASPAGIGLMMASQWQGALLWWSFDPRMPVQDYVRESLEGFVAAFADTPPARMG; encoded by the coding sequence ATGCCTCGCCCCAAAACCTTGCCTGACAAAGACGTGCTCGATATGGCGCTCGCGATCATGCGGAGGCAAGGGCCGGACGCGCTGACCTTCGCAGCGCTTTCGGCAGACTGCGGCCTTTCCGCCTCGACGCTGGTGCAGCGCTTCGAAAGCAAGGCCCGCCTCATCCAGGCGGCGCTCTCGCAGGCCTGGGACCGGCTCGACCGCCTGACGCTCGAACTTGCCGAGAACACACCGAAAACGCCCGAAGGCGCGGTAACGCTGCTCGTCGGACTTTCCGGCGATTATGGCGGCATCGAATCCTATGCCGACGACCTCATGATCCTGCGCGAGGACTTGCGCGATCCGGAGCTCCGCGCCCGCGGCGCGCACTGGCGTGGCGTGCTGTCTGACGCGATCGAAGCGCGCTTTACCGGCGTTCCGGCTTCTCCCGCCGGCATCGGCCTGATGATGGCCTCGCAATGGCAGGGCGCCCTTCTTTGGTGGAGTTTTGACCCGCGTATGCCGGTGCAGGACTACGTCCGCGAGAGCCTGGAAGGCTTTGTCGCGGCCTTTGCAGACACGCCTCCGGCCAGAATGGGCTGA
- a CDS encoding SDR family oxidoreductase → MSLTGKVALVAGGTRGAGRGIAVELGAAGATVYVTGRTTRTEQSEYRRPETIEETAERVTAAGGVGIAIQVDHLEADEVRALVDRIHQERGRLDILVNDIWGGERLFEWNKPVWDHNLENGLRILRLAIDTHLITAHYALPLMIERPGGLLVEVTDGTAEYNAEHYRLSPFYDLAKVSANRMAWAHAKDLAVHGATAVSLTPGWLRSEMMLEAFGVTEANWRDAAEKQPHFVISETPHFVGRAVAALASDPDKARWNGKSLSSGGLAKVYGFTDLDGSRPDCWRYMDEVMDPGKPADATGYR, encoded by the coding sequence ATGTCGCTTACGGGAAAAGTGGCGCTGGTCGCCGGCGGAACACGCGGCGCCGGGCGCGGGATCGCGGTCGAACTCGGGGCGGCGGGCGCGACCGTCTACGTCACCGGGCGGACGACGCGCACGGAGCAATCGGAGTACCGCCGGCCGGAGACGATCGAGGAGACGGCGGAGCGGGTGACTGCGGCGGGCGGCGTCGGGATCGCGATCCAGGTCGACCATCTGGAGGCGGACGAGGTGAGGGCACTCGTCGATCGCATCCACCAGGAGCGCGGCCGGCTCGACATTCTCGTCAACGACATCTGGGGCGGCGAGCGGCTGTTCGAGTGGAACAAGCCGGTTTGGGATCACAATCTCGAAAACGGGCTCAGGATACTCAGGCTTGCGATCGACACGCACCTGATCACCGCGCATTACGCGCTGCCGCTGATGATCGAGCGGCCGGGCGGGCTTCTCGTCGAGGTGACCGACGGCACGGCGGAGTACAATGCCGAGCATTATCGGCTGTCGCCCTTCTACGATCTCGCCAAGGTCTCGGCGAATCGGATGGCCTGGGCGCATGCCAAGGATCTTGCCGTGCACGGTGCGACGGCGGTTTCGCTCACGCCCGGCTGGCTACGCTCGGAAATGATGCTGGAAGCCTTCGGCGTGACCGAGGCCAACTGGCGCGACGCGGCTGAGAAGCAGCCGCACTTCGTCATCTCCGAGACGCCGCATTTCGTCGGCCGCGCGGTCGCAGCACTCGCGTCCGACCCCGACAAGGCCCGGTGGAACGGCAAGTCTCTTTCGAGCGGCGGCCTTGCCAAGGTCTACGGCTTCACCGATCTCGACGGCTCGCGGCCGGATTGCTGGCGCTACATGGACGAGGTGATGGATCCCGGCAAACCGGCGGACGCGACGGGATATCGGTAA
- a CDS encoding class I SAM-dependent methyltransferase: MAEMDKVFAGAIPDLYDRLLVPLIFTDYAHDLAARVARLKPHDLLEIAAGTGVVTRALAPQMDANARLVATDLNQPMLDLAAQKQGDDPRITWRQADALALPFQAWSFDVVFCQFGVMFFPDRVQAYREAHRVLKPGGCFLFNVWDAIEANELAHMVTEALAVHFPDDPPRFLARTPYGYGDPAAVRADLEAAGFRNITLETLEKKSGALSAEEIATGFCQGTPLRNEIEARDLSGLGAATRAATDALHQRYGEGAIDGRIRAHVVAASR; this comes from the coding sequence ATGGCGGAAATGGACAAGGTCTTTGCGGGGGCGATACCGGATCTCTATGACCGCCTGCTTGTGCCGCTCATCTTTACGGATTATGCGCACGATCTTGCCGCGCGCGTGGCCCGACTGAAGCCCCACGATCTTCTGGAGATCGCGGCCGGAACCGGCGTCGTCACCCGCGCGCTCGCCCCGCAGATGGACGCCAATGCCCGGCTCGTCGCAACCGACCTCAACCAGCCGATGCTCGACCTGGCGGCGCAGAAGCAAGGGGACGATCCGCGCATCACTTGGCGGCAGGCGGACGCGCTGGCGCTGCCCTTTCAGGCCTGGAGCTTCGATGTCGTATTCTGCCAGTTCGGCGTTATGTTTTTCCCGGACAGGGTGCAGGCCTACCGCGAAGCCCACCGCGTGCTGAAGCCTGGCGGCTGTTTCCTCTTCAATGTCTGGGACGCGATAGAGGCGAACGAGTTGGCGCATATGGTGACTGAAGCCCTGGCCGTGCATTTTCCCGATGACCCGCCGCGCTTCCTCGCGAGAACACCGTATGGCTACGGTGACCCGGCCGCCGTCCGCGCCGACCTGGAGGCGGCCGGTTTCCGCAATATCACGCTGGAGACCCTGGAAAAGAAAAGCGGCGCGCTATCGGCCGAGGAGATCGCGACCGGTTTCTGCCAGGGGACGCCGCTCAGAAACGAAATCGAGGCCCGCGACCTATCGGGCCTCGGCGCGGCGACCCGCGCAGCAACCGATGCCCTTCACCAGCGCTATGGCGAAGGCGCAATCGACGGGCGGATCAGGGCTCATGTCGTGGCGGCAAGCCGTTAG